In Sphingobacterium thalpophilum, a genomic segment contains:
- a CDS encoding prolyl oligopeptidase family serine peptidase: MNKKIICIPFCFLAAFAAHAQKKPLDHTVYDSWQSVSSPYISKSGKFVLFQVVPQEGDNQLFLKTKENKELIQIPRGYNGKLTDTENHLLSLVKAPFAVTREAKIKKKKAEELPKDSLAIYNLTTSSLVKFAQVKSYKIADQNNNFVSFLFDKEINEKSETKTATDAPSAKKSSDKKKKTVATLALYDLNSGDSVQFSSVDQYEWNKNGSKIVFSKKTDSKDSLSKDSGVYLYEIATKKLKKISNGKGNYKNFKFDESGNQLAYLGDLSNEKALLKNYNLYYYTNGIDTAQYLATKTSNGIPKNWAVSGDGNIRFSKNGEKLFFGIAPIPRVKDTTLVDFEHAKVDVWNWQDDYLQPMQLVNLKKDLARNFLAVTYPKYNRKIIPLTDQTFNSTALTPDGNEEYILARTDFGKRIASQWEGRTRDDIYLVSTKTGNKELILSDFSGNAILSPDAKYIVYFDQDKGTWNSYQVSSKKKTVLNDGIPASFADEENDMPTSAQGYGMAAWSPDFKGIYVNSRYDIWYFNLDGSSKSILTNGYGAASQTTFRYLPLKREEDREQATTLDYKKGGFLTSFDNKTKESGFYQFKGQHSDPKSLLVEAKAFKNISSSADQQTILYSKEDYMNSPNIYTNTIKFKDELQLSNINPQQANYNWGTAELVHWTTPEGNQAEGILYKPENFDPAKKYPIIAYFYEKLSDGLYTYQPPAPTPSRLNIPYFVSNEYLVFAPNISYKTGHPGQSAEEYINSGMRYLAQNAWVDSTKMGIQGQSWGGYQVAHLITRTNMYAAAWTGAPVVNMTSAYGGIRWQTGMSRQFQYEHTQSRIGKTLWEAPELYIENSPLFHLDKVKTPVVIMANDNDGAVPWYQGIEMFTALRRLNKPVWMLNYNGDEHNLILRQNRKDIQIREQQFFDHFLKGAPAPAWMKKGVPATEKGIDWGFEL; encoded by the coding sequence TCTCAAAACCAAAGAAAACAAAGAACTCATTCAAATTCCCCGCGGATATAATGGAAAACTGACAGATACTGAAAACCATCTGCTAAGTTTGGTAAAAGCGCCATTTGCCGTAACCCGCGAAGCCAAAATCAAAAAGAAGAAAGCCGAAGAACTCCCAAAAGATTCATTGGCGATCTACAATTTAACGACTTCATCCCTTGTCAAATTTGCGCAGGTAAAATCCTACAAAATTGCCGATCAAAACAACAATTTCGTTTCTTTTCTTTTCGACAAGGAAATAAATGAAAAATCTGAAACAAAGACGGCCACTGATGCCCCATCAGCAAAGAAAAGCAGCGATAAAAAGAAAAAAACGGTTGCAACTCTTGCTTTATATGATTTAAATTCTGGTGATTCGGTACAATTTTCATCCGTAGACCAATACGAATGGAATAAAAACGGATCAAAAATTGTTTTTTCAAAAAAAACAGATTCTAAAGATAGCCTGTCAAAAGATTCTGGAGTCTACCTCTACGAAATAGCAACTAAAAAGCTCAAAAAGATATCAAATGGAAAGGGCAATTATAAAAATTTCAAATTTGATGAATCAGGCAATCAGCTCGCTTACCTAGGAGACCTCTCCAATGAAAAAGCATTGCTAAAAAACTATAATTTATATTACTATACAAATGGTATAGATACAGCCCAATACCTCGCAACAAAAACCAGCAATGGTATACCTAAAAACTGGGCCGTTAGTGGAGATGGGAATATCCGTTTCAGCAAAAATGGAGAGAAGTTATTTTTCGGCATAGCACCAATACCGCGTGTCAAAGACACCACTTTGGTTGATTTTGAGCATGCTAAAGTAGACGTTTGGAACTGGCAAGACGATTATTTACAACCCATGCAGTTGGTCAATTTAAAGAAAGACCTTGCAAGAAACTTCTTAGCGGTCACCTACCCCAAATACAACCGTAAAATTATCCCCCTGACGGATCAAACATTCAACTCCACCGCACTTACACCGGACGGAAATGAAGAGTATATCTTAGCGCGTACTGATTTTGGCAAGCGCATCGCAAGCCAATGGGAAGGTAGAACAAGAGATGACATCTATCTGGTTTCGACAAAAACAGGAAATAAAGAGTTAATCCTTTCAGACTTTTCGGGAAATGCAATCTTAAGTCCTGACGCAAAATACATCGTATATTTCGACCAAGATAAAGGAACCTGGAATTCCTATCAGGTTAGTTCAAAGAAAAAGACAGTTCTAAACGACGGTATACCTGCATCCTTTGCGGACGAAGAAAATGATATGCCTACCTCCGCACAAGGATACGGCATGGCAGCATGGAGCCCAGACTTTAAAGGGATTTACGTCAATTCGAGATATGATATCTGGTATTTTAACTTGGACGGTTCCAGCAAATCCATCTTGACGAACGGCTATGGAGCTGCATCACAGACAACTTTCCGCTACTTGCCTTTAAAAAGAGAAGAGGATCGCGAACAAGCCACAACACTCGACTATAAAAAGGGTGGTTTTCTAACGTCTTTTGACAATAAAACCAAAGAGTCTGGTTTCTACCAGTTCAAGGGACAGCATAGCGATCCTAAAAGTCTTTTGGTAGAGGCAAAAGCGTTCAAGAATATCAGCTCTTCTGCAGATCAACAAACGATCCTGTACAGTAAAGAGGATTATATGAATTCACCTAATATCTATACCAATACCATCAAGTTCAAAGACGAATTACAGCTATCCAATATTAACCCCCAACAGGCTAATTACAATTGGGGTACAGCAGAACTTGTTCATTGGACAACGCCTGAAGGAAATCAGGCTGAGGGAATTCTTTATAAACCAGAAAATTTTGATCCTGCAAAAAAATATCCCATTATAGCTTATTTCTATGAAAAGCTTTCCGATGGATTATATACATATCAACCTCCTGCTCCTACGCCATCACGTTTGAACATCCCCTATTTTGTAAGTAACGAATACCTTGTATTTGCACCAAATATAAGCTACAAAACAGGTCACCCTGGTCAATCAGCTGAAGAATACATCAATTCGGGGATGAGATACCTCGCTCAGAATGCCTGGGTTGATAGTACGAAGATGGGAATACAAGGTCAAAGTTGGGGCGGCTATCAAGTTGCTCACCTCATTACACGGACCAATATGTATGCTGCAGCTTGGACTGGTGCTCCTGTTGTCAACATGACATCTGCCTATGGCGGAATACGCTGGCAGACCGGTATGTCGCGTCAATTCCAATACGAACATACACAGAGCCGCATCGGAAAAACGCTATGGGAAGCTCCGGAACTGTACATCGAAAATTCACCTTTATTCCATTTAGATAAAGTTAAAACTCCTGTTGTCATTATGGCCAATGACAATGATGGGGCCGTGCCATGGTATCAAGGCATTGAAATGTTTACTGCATTGCGCCGATTAAACAAACCTGTATGGATGCTGAATTATAATGGTGACGAACATAACCTCATACTCCGACAAAACCGCAAGGATATACAAATTCGGGAACAGCAATTCTTCGATCATTTCCTAAAAGGTGCCCCCGCCCCTGCTTGGATGAAGAAAGGAGTACCTGCCACCGAAAAAGGAATAGACTGGGGATTCGAATTGTAA